In Anas platyrhynchos isolate ZD024472 breed Pekin duck chromosome 24, IASCAAS_PekinDuck_T2T, whole genome shotgun sequence, the following are encoded in one genomic region:
- the LUZP1 gene encoding leucine zipper protein 1, translating to MAEFTGYKETSNRHLRFKLQSLSRRLDELEEATKNLQKAEDELLDLQDKVIQAEGSNSSMLADIEALRKRVLKIEGKDEEIKKAEELCRLMKEKLQEEESLTRELKSEIEHLQRRMAELEKLEEAFGRSKNDCTQLCLSLNEEKNLTKKISTELEVLRVKVKELEASEDRLDKTEQSLTGELEKLKSLALTFISERKHFNEREKQNEKIIQELTQKLEQNNKLNRADQTRNASNLLERSSNNLLDRNDLRIEDDLTSALPSKETRRKGSVDYLKHVENETRNKSENQKNKNQEDNKVKDLTQEIEKLKTQIKHFESLEEELKKVRAKNNDLQDSYLSEQNKNKLLTGQLEEIKMQIKKQKDLENGEVENEDTSFSSRGKHDRPKYRGVATDLAATKHKPREVSPQQRRERVKNRDFSFSNDSYSHGGKQVPSPSLMNRKAGKASSVDAAATDMKRLEEKSSFSTFSSGQKEASIMQNEVKRSKEQPSVLSRYPPAAHEQKSWKTPSKPVGDTGLRSKAEKTSQVLRGNCQTSTDIRDDKLSKGELVASLAEKLKTSQAEVSDFLGDTVLPRGNYSSSNGMASAYRYHLSSHALASDCIGTKTEAMNTFAASHKQPLEGRAKRATISQEREFTDMSLENAKPSPTKRSHHSRSQEDVLRILTGPDKEDTEQPSTSATDHVNAGLKTDSKTVQSSHDKLNSDEETGRSKKTNTQSDFETRKKANSKQFSNSRGVFRASIFENDKNTVHDEDSTKCIKPSDASTGGFKSRRPFSPREALRSKAIIKPAIVEKDMKAVMGGTTSEAESEKQKSSFKTVTNKMTSSITIFPSEPAAPRPTADIAGKEKHVSTSNIRVALNEPSPITNSLSPPVEVSVNRSALKLSEDDRIGEVALRGRAETVVSRSSIVIKTTELSEKNSELPSETISLKSHGSSDTVSSETKHVTLRSSWRTRQGLHSVEDSQIKIEKNAASSTTNKCTSSVDLSEMEGNSTRTNSLEQTSARTSATTNSWNAPELGSRRTKSNLSAPELLTRRSYTSDPTVASTWHQSTLPDENKDFVPSSRRKQFGSSEYLSQVDTPGKRPATKLELQDADSNPYPPLSLQSEEQGASRVYRTTSRR from the exons ATGGCAGAATTTACAGGTTATAAGGAGACCTCAAATCGGCATCTACGATTCAAATTGCAGAGTCTTAGTCGTCGCCTTGATGAACTGGAGGAAGCAACCAAAAATCTCCAGAAAGCAGAGGATGAGCTACTTGACCTCCAGGACAAAGTTATccaggcagaaggcagcaatTCCAGCATGCTAGCTGACATTGAAGCCCTACGGAAAAGAGTGCTAAAGATTGAAGGCAAGgatgaagaaattaagaaagcTGAAGAGCTTTGCCggttaatgaaagaaaaacttcaaGAGGAAGAGAGCCTCACCCGAGAACTGAAGTCAGAAATTGAACACCTGCAGAGGAGAATGGCAGAGCTGGAGAAACTGGAGGAGGCCTTTGGTAGGAGCAAGAATGACTGCACACAGCTGTGTCTTAGCCTCaatgaagaaaagaatttgACCAAAAAGATATCTACAGAATTAGAAGTACTTCGAGTGAAAGTTAAAGAACTTGAAGCATCTGAAGACAGGCTGGATAAAACTGAGCAAAGCTTAACGGGTGAGTTAGAGAAATTGAAATCTTTAGCACTAACCTTtatcagtgaaagaaaacattttaatgaaagagaaaagcaaaatgagaaaataatccAGGAGCTAACACAGAAACTAGAACAAAACAATAAACTAAATAGGGCAGATCAAACTAGAAATGCATCCAACTTGCTAGAAAGGTCATCAAATAATCTCCTTGACAGAAATGATTTGAGAATTGAAGATGATTTGACTTCTGCATTGCCTTCTAAAGAgaccagaaggaagggaagtGTGGATTACCTAAAACATGTAGAAAATGAAACCAGGAATAAATCAGAAaaccaaaagaataaaaatcaggaAGACAATAAAGTGAAAGATCTCACACAAGAAATTGAGAAACTTAAAACTCAGATCAAACATTTTGAATCTTTAGAAGAAGAATTGAAAAAAGTAAGAGCCAAAAACAATGACCTGCAAGACAGTTACTTGAGTgagcagaataaaaacaaactcttAACTGGTCagttagaagaaataaaaatgcaaataaagaaacagaaagatctGGAAAATGGAGAGGTTGAAAATGAAGATACGAGCTTTTCTAGCAGGGGAAAACATGACAGACCTAAATACAGAGGTGTTGCAACAGATTTAGCAGCCACCAAGCACAAGCCAAGGGAGGTTTCACCTCAGCAGCGCCGGGAAAGAGTAAAGAACAGAGATTTCTCCTTCAGTAATGACAGCTACAGCCATGGTGGTAAGCAGGTACCCAGTCCGAGTTTAATgaacagaaaagcaggaaaagcatCCAGTGTGGATGCTGCTGCAACAGATATGAAAAGACTGGAAGAGAAATCttcattttccactttttcaTCTGGTCAGAAGGAAGCCTCCATCATGCAGAATGAGGTGAAGAGATCAAAGGAGCAGCCATCTGTCCTCAGTCGATACCCTCCTGCTGCACATGAGCAGAAATCTTGGAAAACACCTTCTAAACCTGTTGGTGACACAGGCCTGAGATCCAAGGCTGAAAAGACATCTCAGGTGCTCCGGGGCAACTGCCAAACCAGCACTGACATACGGGATGACAAGTTGAGCAAAGGTGAATTAGTGGCTTCTTTAGCTGAGAAGCTAAAAACAAGCCAGGCAGAAGTTAGTGACTTCCTGGGGGACACAGTGCTCCCCAGGGGTAATTATTCCTCTTCCAATGGAATGGCATCAGCATACAGGTACCACCTCTCCTCCCACGCATTGGCATCAGATTGCATTGGCACTAAAACAGAAGCAATGAACACCTTTGCCGCATCACACAAGCAACCCTTAGAGGGAAGGGCTAAAAGAGCAACAATCTCCCAGGAAAGAGAATTCACAGACATGTCACTTGAAAATGCAAAACCTTCACCAACAAAGCGTTCACATCACTCAAGGAGTCAAGAAGACGTTCTACGGATTCTTACAGGTCCTGATAAAGAAGATACAGAGCAGCCTTCAACTTCAGCAACAGATCATGTAAATGCTGGCTTAAAAACAGACTCCAAAACTGTCCAGAGTAGTCATGACAAACTTAATTCAGAtgaagaaacaggaagaagcaaaaaaacaaacactcagTCAGATTTTGAGACAAGGAAGAAAGCTAATTCCAAGCAGTTCTCCAATTCCAGGGGAGTTTTTAGAGCATCTATctttgaaaatgacaaaaacactGTACATGATGAAGATTCCACCAAGTGTATAAAACCATCAGATGCCAGCACTGGAGGATTTAAATCCAGAAGGCCGTTCAGCCCAAGAGAAGCTCTGAGGTCAAAAGCCATCATTAAACCTGCAATTGTTGAAAAGGACATGAAGGCAGTCATGGGAGGGACTACATCTGAGGCAGagtcagaaaaacagaagtccAGTTTTAAAACGGTAACAAATAAGATGACAAGCAGCATCACGATCTTCCCCTCTGAGCCAGCAGCTCCAAGGCCCACTGCAGACATAGCAGGAAAGGAGAAGCATGTTAGCACCAGCAACATCAGAGTTGCTCTGAATGAACCCTCACCAATAACTAACAGTCTCTCCCCACCTGTCGAGGTATCAGTTAATAGAAGTGCTCTGAAATTATCTGAGGATGACAGAATTGGAGAGGTGGCTCTGAGAGGTAGAGCAGAAACAGTGGTCTCCAGAAGCAGCATTGTAATAAAGACTACTGAACTCTCAGAGAAGAACAGTGAATTGCCTTCAGAGACAATCAGCCTAAAGAGCCATGGCTCTTCAGATACAGTTtcatctgaaacaaaacatgTGACTCTGAGAAGTTCATGGAGAACAAGACAAGGCTTACATTCTGTGGAGGACtctcaaataaaaatagagaaaaatgcagCTTCCAGTACTACAAACAAGTGCACATCCTCAGTAGACCTCTCCGAAATGGAAGGGAACAGTACACGAACAAACTCCTTGGAGCAGACCTCAGCAAGAACCAGTGCCACAACTAATTCCTGGAATGCCCCTGAACTGGGGTCCCGAAGGACCAAAAGTAACTTAAGCGCACCAGAACTGCTAACGCGCAGGAGCTACACCAGTGATCCTACAGTGGCTTCTACATGGCACCAAAGTACATTACCT gatgaaaacaaagattttgtgCCCAGTTCCAGAAGAAAACAGTTCGGCTCTTCTGAGTACCTTTCACAGGTTGACACACCAGGGAAAAGGCCAGCCACCAAGCTGGAACTGCAGGATGCTGATTCCAACCCCTACCCACCACTGAGTCTCCAATCAGAAGAACAG GGTGCCTCCCGTGTCTACCGGACAACGTCTAGGAGATGA